DNA from Laspinema palackyanum D2c:
TTAGTGACGGATACGGGAAATTTGCGATCGCCGCACTACCATCAACCCAGTGATATACCTCAAAGCATTGATCAGCCCTTTTTTATCGGTTCCGCACAACGGATTGCTGATGTGATTGTAACCTTATTAGAGAGTCAGGGAAGCCTAGAAACGAACTCGATTCGGACTGAGGCCAATTTGGGGATGTAAGCCGTTTGAATGCCAGGGAAGTAGATTTACGGATTGGGAGTGCGAGGATCTTGCTCGATTTCTTCATGTCAAACTCATAAACGATTGCTATAGAATTAAGGAGAAAACCTAACTTGGGAATCCGTTATGTTAGAAGCGCCCACTCAGATCACCCATCAGGATTTAGCCACCGAAGCGATCGCCTTGATTCGGCAAGCGGGGTGTGAGTATGGGGAGATCCGTCTGTGTCGTTATCGCGATCGCAGTCTAACCGCACGGGATCGCTCCTTAAGTAACTTGAGCGATCGCGTGAGTGCAGGATTTGGGGTGCGGGTGTTACATCAAGGGTCTTGGGGATTTGCGGCGAGTCCCCGCAGAACAGCAGCAGAAGTTAGACGAATTGTGGCCCTCGCGGTAGAGATTGCCAAAGGCAGTCACCTCACGCAACAGACGCCGGTGAAGTTAGTCCCAGTAGAGGGATATCGAGATAGTTATAGGACCCCGATTGAAATTGACCCGTTTACCATTCCTATTGAGGAACAAGCGGATTTGTTGTTAGAGATTAATGAGCGGTTGTTAGGGTATGGCGATCGCGGGATTAAAAAAGCTTCATCTTTCCTGCGCTTTACCCAGGAACAGAAAATTTTTGCCTCTACGGAAGGGTCGTTGATTGAACAAACGATTTACCGCAGTTATCCAGGATATAATTGTACCGCGATTGCCAATGGAGATGCCCAAAGTCGCAGTTATGAACGGCCTCCGTTGAATTGCGGCTATGAACATATTGATAGGGCAGATTTGCTGGGAGAAGTGGACCGCGTGGCAACGGAGGCGATCGCCAAAGTTCATGCTCCCAAGGGCCCTTCGGGAATTAAAACTACTTTAATCCTGAAACCCACCAATCTGTTTCTCACGATTCATGAATCCGTCGGACATCCCACGGAACTCGATCGCGTCTATGGTTATGAAGCGAACTTTGCCGGGACCAGCTTTGCCACCACCGACGGCTTAGGAAGTCTACAATATGCTGCCCCTTGGGTCAATTTTAAGGCCGATCGCACCCAACCGGGGGGACGGGGAACAATGGGATATGACGATGAAGGAGTTATATCACAAGAATGGTACGTTGTCAAGGATGGAATTTTAGTAGATTATCTCACCGATCGCGAGACGGCAGCGCGACTGGGACGAGGGAGCAGTAATGGATGTGCTTATGCGGATAGTTGGTATAACGTGCCGATGGTACGGATTCCCAATCTCGGCTTAGAACCGGGACCGGATGGGGGGAGTCATACAGCGACTCTCGCCGAAGCGATCGCCGATACCGAAGACGGGATTTTAATTGATGGGATTGGTAGCTATTCCATCGACCAACAACGGCGGAATTTTCAATTTGGCGGGGATGCCTTTTGGCAAGTCAAAAAAGGAAAAGTTGTGGGAATGTTAAAAGATGTCACCTATCAGGCGATGACCACGGATTTTTGGAAAAGTGTGGATGCGATCGGGCCCAAATCGGAGCAGATTCAGTGTGGTACCAATCTGTGTGGAAAAGGAGAACCGATGCAGGTCGCCCAAATGACTCATGCCTGTGTCCCCGTCCGAGTTCGAGACATTTTCATTGGCGGCCCTTCTTAAAGAAGGGTGGAGTCAACTCCCCGAATCCATGAAACCCGGTTGCTGAATTCATCAAAAATGGAGCAAGCGGTAGGGACTGTTCCCCAGTCCCCATTCTGTGAGTCACCGGGAAGAAAAAGGTCGGTCCTCTGTGGCCAGAAAATACCAGAGGCCCGACTCAATTTATCAAAAATTCAAAAAAACAGGGAGACAAGGGCAGAGATTGCGGATAGAATCAGAGTAATAAAACTCGCTTGAGCCCAAAATATAGGAGTAACCTGACCCCGAGCAGCAAGCACAAAAAACAACTGAAATAAGACCCAGAGAAACCCTCGCTTTTGAACCTTACCGTCCGGCCATACCCGACGACTATAAAAAAAAGCGGTTTTCTTCAGATTTCCCTTAAAAATGTTATTCAATAAAAACACCGATTGATGCCACAACTAAAACTCAGCGATTCCATACTCAATCGCCAAGAACTAGCGTCGTTGGATGTGTTGGTTTCCCCCATCTGGATTTGGGACTTGGACCAAAATCAGGTGTGGTGGGCAAACGCTGCGGCCCTAAGTCTGTGGGGGGTAAAAAGCATAGCAAAACGGCCCGAAGGAACTTGGAGTAACCCATTTGACGAGAATTCAAGCGGGATTGAACTCGACCTAGAACAATTAGAGCAGGGTACAACAGTGGTGAAACAATGGACCTTTCAAGCGGATGGTGAACCCGTATCCATTCGATGTGCTTGTTCGGGAATTCGGATTGAATCGGGAAGAATGGGGGTGTTAGTTGAGGGAATGACGGAGGTCATGAAGCGCCATGACTGGGAACTTTGGCGCTCAAATGAAGTGCTCAAGCAGGCAACGGTGATGATTTCTCTGTACAAAACCGATGGCACGATGGTGATGCAAAACCCGGTGGCAAAACGGTGTTATGGGGAGGGAAATAGGGAAAAAAACGCCTGGAAAGAGCGATTTGTCCAGAGTAGGGATGGGGAACGAGCGTTAGCTTGTCTTGAACAGGGGAATGTCTTTTATCATGAAACCCAGATGCAAACGTTGCAGGGGGTGCGCTGGCACGCCGTGGAGATTCGCAATGCTAAGGATCCGGTGACGGGCGATCGCGCGATTCTGGTGAATGAGAAAGATATTACAGAACTCAAGGAAGCGGCAGTCCAACTCGAACAGCGCGATCGCCTCTTAGAAGGGGTGGCATTAGCAACTTACGCGCTATTAACCGCCCCCAATCTATCTGAAGCGATTTCTAAGGCATTAGCTGAATTAGGAAATGCCGCCGGAGTCGATCGCGCCTACCTGGTGGAAAATTACCAAAGTCTGACCGAAGAACATCTGATGCGGATCTGCTGGGAATGGGTTGGGGAGGGGATTACTTCCTCGAAGGAGAAACCGGAATTCCAAACCCTTTCTTATGAGGAAAATTTACCGGGTTGGTATGAGACTCTCTGTGCTGGAAAAGCGATCGGTCTCAGGGTTAAAGACTTAAGTGACAATGAACGAAGGCTGTTAGAAGCCCAAGGGATTCAATCTATTTTAGTCATGCCGATCGCCATTGAAGGGCGGTTTTGGGGGTTTATCGGCTTTAACGATTGCCATTATCAACGGCAATGGTCCGAAACAGAAGAATCAATTTTGAAAGCGGCAGCGGGAAGCATTGGAGGGGCAATCGCCCGCCACCAAGCGGAGTCTAAATTGGCGACCTTGAATGCTCAGTTAGAGGCGATCGTAGAGGAACGCACCGCCAAATTAAAAGCCGCCAATGATCGACTCAGAGCGGAAATTTCTGAAAAAGCTAAAATCGAAGAAAAATTGCGCCATAATGCGTTTCATGACGCCCTAACGGAACTGCCCAACCGGACGTTATTTATGCAAGAACTGCGTCAGGAGTGGGAACGGGGGAAACAAAATCCTAACTATTTATTTGCGGTGCTATTTTTGGATCTGGATCGGTTCAAAGTGATTAATGATAGTTTGGGACATGGGGTGGGCGATCGCCTGTTGATTGAGATTGCCGAACGCCTTCGCAAGACTCTGGCAGTGCGTCCCCATAGTTTTCGACGCAATGAACACGCGATCGCCCGCTTGGGAGGGGATGAATTTGCTATCCTCCTCAAAGATATCCGCGCCTTACGCACCGCAAGGCGGGTGGCGGAACGAATTCACGCTTGCTTAACCCGTCCTTTTGCGATCGAAGGACAAGAAGTGTTTACCAGTGTGAGTATTGGGATTGCCCTCAGTTCCCGGGGTTACGAACGCCCCGAGGACCTATTACGGGATGCCGATATCGTCATGTACCGCGCCAAAGCGCTGGGACGCTCTCGCCATGAGGTGTTTGATACCGCCATGCACGATCGGGTGGTGCGCTTGCTCAAGCTAGAAAATGACCTGCGGCGGGCCTTTTCCGAAGGAGAAAAGCGATCGGCCAATCCCCGGTTTTACCTGTCTCCCACCCCAGATTCACAGAACAATGATAGCGCAGAAGAATTGGGGATTCAGACCCCATCCCTGCCCTTTAATTCCGTCAAAAAACCCTTCGCCTTTACCTTGCATTATCAGCCGATTGTTTGCCTAAGAACCGGACGCATTGAAGGATTTGAGGCGCTCTTGCGATGGGAACATCCTGAGTTGGGGTTAGTGCCACCGGGGGAATTTATCTCCATCGCCGAGGAAACCGGCTTAATTGCCCCCCTCGGTCAATGGGTACTCCGTGAGGCGTGCCAACAGTTGCGTCTCTGGCAAGACCAATTTCCCCAATTATTACCCTTAACCGTGGCAGTTAACCTATCGGGACGACAATTTTCCCGGGTTGATTTAATCTCACAAGTGGATCGGATTTTGGCCGAAACCGGGATCGATGGCAGTATGTTAAAGCTGGAAATTACGGAAAGCGCGATCGTGGATAATCCCGAATTAGCCACGGAAATGCTGTTGCAGCTTAAACAGCGGAAAATTAACCTCTGCATGGATGACTTTGGCACCGGGTATTCTTCTTTGAGCTACTTACATCAGTTCCCCCTAGATACTTTGAAAATTGACCGTTCGTTCGTGAATCGGATTGGAGTGGAGGGAGAAAATTCCGAAATCGTGATGACAATTGTGAGCTTGGCTCACGATTTGGGCATGGAAGTAATTGCCGAAGGGGTAGAAACATCGGCCCAGTTAGAGAAACTCCAACAACTGGGATGTGCGATGGCTCAAGGGTATCTGTTTTCACCCCCGGTTGATAGTGAACAGGCGACTCAATTGCTCATTCAGGAAGGAAAATTAGTCACCAAGTTGGTAACATTGGACAGACCCACCGGATGAGTCTGGGTTAAGGGTCTAAAGGAGTGGTTCAAGGGCGCGATCGCTGGTCTTGATCAGCCAAATACACCGCCACTAAAAACTCCTGTGCCGAAACCTTTTGATTCAAAGAACCCTCCATAATCGCCTGTTTAACCTGACTGGCTAATTGACGACCAATTTTCCCTCGCGCCTCGGGGTGCGATCGCCTAGGAAATCAAACCGATGATTGCTGCGGGAGACAAGAAACCGAGTTTCTCACCGCTACCTCATGGGAAATTTAAGAGGGATAAAGGAGGGCGATCGGGCTGTTTCACCCCTGTCAGATTGTGGTATTGTAAAGTTATCCCAATTGGTGATTAGCGATGGAAGGATCCGTAAGTCTTCACATTCCCCAAGAACTCCTAGAAAGCGCCCAACGCCTGAGCAGTCCTGATGAAACCTTAAATGATGTCGTTATCCTGGCATTGGAGCAGGAAGTGCGACGTCGAAAAGGATTAGCTGCCCATCAAAAAATTCTAGCCTTCCACAAAGAATTACCGCCTCAACCGGATGATACCGAATTGATTCATCAGATTAGAGAAAGCGAAGGACGAGAGGATTTATAATCATCTTTCGCTATCCGGATTTGAGGAGTTTTTTTAATCTCCAATTTTATCTAAAATTTAATCTTACTGACCAATTTATAAGCGTTAATTGTTGACTTTAGGCAGGTAAGCCATATATCTTGACTGCCCTTTAAACAGAAGCAAAAACGTAAATCTACCCCATGATTATCTGCCAAGATGATAAAATAAACTATCAGCTCTCAAGTTTTAAAATTTTATGACCCCAGCAACTGCCCCCATTTTAATGAGTGAGGACCAAGCCTTATCCTTGGTAGAATCGACCCTGAAGCAATCCCAAGCGGATGGCGTGTTTGTGAGTCTGAGTGATGGGGAATCTTCTCTGAGTCGGTTTTCTGAAAATCAAATTACCCAAAATATTAGTCGCAGTCGGTTTAATGTGACGATTACCAGTTATTTTGGCAAGCGGAGTGCTTCGGCATCGACGTCGGAACAGGATCCGGAGGCGATCGCAGAGACGGTGAGGCGATCGGAAGAATTGGCGCGAATTGCACCCGAGGACCCGGAATGGGTTCCCCTCCTGGAACCGCAATCCTACGATCGCCGGATTCCCGCTTTTGATGAGGCGACTGCGACGGTTTCTCCCCTGCGGCGAGGAGAACTGGTGAAACAGGTTTGTGAGAAGGCGGCAGAATCCGGGGTGGAAAGTTCCGGGACCCTGAGTGTGGCGGCGACAAGTCGGGCGATCGGCAATTCTCTGGGAGTATTAGCCAGCGATCGCAAAACGGAGGCAGAATTCAGCGTGACGGCTAAAATTGGTAAAGGTTCGAGTTGGACTTCTCGGACTGCCTTTGCGATCGATCGCCTCCCGATCGCCGAAATGACCGAACAGGCGATCGCCCGTTCCGTTGCCTCCCAGTCTCCCCGCAAAATCAAACCCGGTGTATATCCCGTCATCGTTGATGCAGCAGCGTTTGCCGACTTACTCCCTTGGGTCATTTGGAATTTAGATGCAAGGGCAGCAGATGAAGGGCGATCGTTCATGTCTCACACCGATGCCTCGGGCAAATCTGCCGGTAATCGCGTCGGAGAACCCCTGTTTAGTCCCTTGGTCCAAGTCCAGCGTAATCCCGCCCATCCCTTATTGCAATCCGGCACATTTTTCGAGGATGGATTGAGTAATACAGCCTTGGAGATCATCACCGATGGCATTCCCCAAACCCTCTCCTACAGTCGGTATTGGGCGCAACAGCAGGGCAAACAACCCACCGGAATGATGTATCCCATCGCCATGACAGGTTCCGACGCCAGTCTCGCCGATTTAATTGCCCAAACTCAACAAGGTATCCTAGTAAGTCGCGCTTGGTATGTGCGGTATATCAACCCGCGCACCTTAGAAGTCACCGGCATGACTCGCGATGGTACATTCTGGATTGAAAATGGGGAAATTGCCTACCCCATCGAAAACCTGCGCTTTAATCAAAGTTTACCGGAACTGTTGCGAGATGTAGATGCCCTCACAACGGTGCAACGCTTTGGGGGTAGCGTCGTTCCCGGTGTGCGCGTCAAAGCCTTTAATTTCACGAGTAACACCGATAGTATATAACCTCATCCAGAAAGCCTCAAGCGTTAACAGGCAAGGGACCGGAGAGAAACTTTTCCAGCAACTCTTCAGTCCCTCCAAACTTGACCATTTTTGGTTTATAATCGGATTCAGTTGGTTTCTTTAAATTGTTATAAAGTAGGTCTCAATGAAATTTCCAATATCGATTATTTCTAGCTTATATCGCACAGTCCTCCGCCATCCTAAATATCGTTGGCCTCTCATTTTAGGAAGTTTACTCTATCTGATTAGTCCTTTGGATATCTCCCCCGATTTCATCCCAATTTTAGGGCAAATTGATGATGTGGCGTTACTGTTTTTGTTCGTGGGGGGCATTTCAGAACTACTCACCGAATGGATGCAAAGCTTAAATCCCAGTAACGTTCAGGCGGAAGTTCATTCGGAATCCTCCCATCCTGAAACTCAAACCGTTGATGTAGATGCGGTTTCGGTGGATTAGGCGATCGCATCATCTGGCGAGTTGCTGATGTTTTAATTGTCCTTTATTTAACTTGGTCATCTATCATGCTTGTGGAATCCCCAACCCAAACCCAGTTTTATACCTGGAAAACCTATCGATGCGCTTATCAAGTTTATCCGGGAGATGACTCCCAAATTCCCTTAGTGTTAATTCATCCGATTGGAGTGGGTTTATCCGGTAACTTTTGGTATCGGTTTTGCCAAGAGTGGTATCAAGCGGGCAACACCAATCCCATTTATAATCCGGATCTACTGGGATGTGGGGATAGCGATATGCCTCGGGTGACTTATACCCCCGAAGATTGGGCAGAACAAGTCCTCTATTTTATTAAAACAGTTGTTAAAAAGCCTGTAATTATCGTCACTCAAGGGGCTTTATTTCCCGTAGCGGTTAAATTAGTGCAACTGGACAAAGAATTACCCCCAGGGGAAACTTCGTGGATTCAAAAGCTGGCTTTATCTGGCCCTCCTGGGTGGAAAATTATGACCCGAGAAGCATCACCCACACAGAACAAACTTCTGTGGAATTTGCTATTTGATACACCATTGGGAACGGCATTTTATCGGTATGCCCGTAGTCGAAAGTTTTTAAAATCATTTTCGATTAAAAACTTGTTTGAAAATCCCGATTCTGTAGATAAAAATTGGCTGGATATGTTGGAAAAAGGGGCAGCCAATTTGGAAACTAGACACGCGGTGTTTGCCTTTCTTGCTGGGTTTTGGCGGGAAGATTATGAAGAGGCGATCGCCAGTATTCAGCAACCCACTTTAGTGGTGATTGGGCAAAATACTTCTAATATTAGCCGGGAAGGATTAAAGGAGACCCCCGATGAGCGATTGGCGGCTTATTTGAATGCCTTACCGAATGGAAAAGGGGTGAAAATTAATGGGCGGAATGTTTTACCCTATGAAGCAACCGCCGAATTTGTCCAGGCGATCGCGCCCTTTATTCGAGAAGGATAACTAACATGGTGCGTCAGAGACTTAAGTTATTATATGATTTCATCAAATATCGGTCTGATGCACCTTAGCCATTCTCTTGACAAAAAGAGGAATTTATGTCATTAGAATATGAATTAAGAATTGTCACCGATTGGCAACCATTGGACATTTTAAACCTGTTGTCACGAGAACTGGAACTAGAGTGGGAAGAGACGAGGTTGTTTGGTCCGGGGATTGTATTAGGGGCTACTCCCGAAACGGAGCATCGTCAATCGATGATGATGGAAACCTTTGGATTTCAACCCACTGTGGATGTATGGTTCTGGCTGGATTCTCAGGAAAATTACCAATGGGGAAAGCAGATGTTGCTAGATGCATCTATGTTAGTTTTGAATCATCTATCCGGAGATGCAGTTTTGTTGTTTAATTCCGAATCTACGGTATTACAAAGAATATCAGGATCCTTAATTTTCAATCAAAAAATTCCTTTGACCTCTAAAGATGAAATTGAGAAATTCAATCAACCCTTTTATATCCAAACTTTGCGTTCGCTGTTACTGTCCGAAATTAAAGAGTGACGTTGAATCCGGCTCCCCTTCTCCCATTTTGGGAGAAGGGGTTGGGGGATGAGGGCTGCTAAATGGTCAGATGTAGCCGAAGCCGATCGCCTCAGAGTAACCCGTCCAAAACAAAACCCTCCTTGTTCAAAAGGAGGGCATTCTCATTCAGGATATCCTTTCCCAAAACTTAATAAGCGTCTTGTAACTCGTAAAATTCTGGGGAAATATAATCCTTCCGTAACGGCCAACCGACCCAATCTTCCGGCATCAAAATCCGCTTCAAATTTGGATGTCCTTCATAAACAATGCCATACATATCATAGGATTCCCGTTCCTGGAAATCGGCGGCTTTCCAGATCCAGTAGACCGATGGCACTGAAGGATTTTCTCTGGGAACGAACACTTTGATGCGAACTTCCTCCGGGCGATCGGCAAAGTCCGTGACCTTAATTAAGTGATACATACTCACCAAATCTTGTCCCGGACCTGGATCGTAACCGCACTGACATTGGAGATAATTGAATCCGTAGGCATAGAGTGCCGTAGATAACGGAATCAAAAATTGAGCATCAACCTTGAGGATTTCTACCCCCAGATGATCCGGTTCTAAAGCTTCATGTTGAAAGCCATTTTCAGTCAACCATTTAGAAACTTTCCCCGTGGGGACAATTTTCTCTTCAGAAGCTTGGGTTTCTTTCTTCTCTTCAGGCACGTTTTTCCTCCTTCTTCTGACTCGCTTTGAGGGCGGGGGGTACGGGCATTCCGATCGCCTCGGTTAACTCCTTCGGTGGGTTTTGGCGCGTGGCAGACTGCAAATAAGTCCCCGTCAGAATCGGGTCAACCGCTTTCATATTGTGCTGGCGAGTGTAGTAGCGGTGGGATTGCTTAATTTGACCTCGTTCCTGGATCGCATCATTGGAGATTTTCTTGCGAAGTTTGATGATTGCATCAATCACCGCTTCGGGACGAGGAGGACACCCCGGCATATAGACATCCACGGGAATCAGTTTGTCCACTCCACGCACTGCGGTGGGTGAATCTGCCGAAAACATTCCGCCGGTAATGGTGCAAGCGCCCATTGCGATCACATATTTCGGTTCCGGCATTTGCTCATACAGACGCACCAAAATGGGTGCGTATTTCATGGTAATCGTACCGGCGGTAATGATTAAATCCGCTTGGCGAGGACTAGAACGAGGGACCAAACCGAAGCGATCAAAGTCAAACCGGGACCCGATTAAGGCGGCAAATTCAATGAAACAGCAGGCAGTGCCGTACATTAGGGGCCAAAGGCTAGAGAGTCTCGCCCAGTTGTGGAGGTCATCAACGGTGGTGAGGATGACATTTTCTGAGAGTTCCTGAGTGACTTCCGGTCGGGCGATCGGGTTGATGAGCCGTCCTTCACTCAGATTTGGGGGAGTTGAATTAGATTTCATGACCATTCTAAGGCTCCTTTACGCCATGCATACACGAGAGCAATCACAAGGATTGTGATAAAAATGAGGGCTTCAATAAAGGCCAACACTCCGAGTCGGTGGAATGCGACAGCCCAGGGATACAGAAAGACAGTCTCAACATCAAAGACCACAAAGACCAGGGCAAACATATAGTAACGGATATTAAACTGGATCCATGCCCCGCCAATGGGTTCGACGCCGGATTCATAAGTGGTTCGCCGTTCAGGAGAGGTTGCTTTGGGTCTAACTAATCTCGATGTACTGAGGGCCAGGATCGGGACTAGGCTGCAAACTAACAGGAAACCCAGGAGATATTCGTAGCCGGAGAGGACAAACACAATAAGTAACTCTAGCCAGATAGGACTTGTACGACTGGTTTACATTTTTACATAATTGTGGAGGCAGCCGCTAAGAGAACTGTTTGTCTGGGATGGGTCCACCCCGAGGCCCGTCTTCTGTGAGCACATCACCTGTTCGTAGTAACGACTTCAGTCGTTCTCTTAGGTTCGTAGTAACGACTTCAGTCGTTATCCAGTGTTCATCGCGATCGCCAGCAACCCTTTCAGGAGAGTTTAAACCCTTGCCAGTTGTGGCTATGGGGGCAGTGGCGCGGTGATTATCCATCCGGAAACGACTGAAGTCGTTACTACGAACCGGAGGGAACGACTGAAGTCGTTACTACGAACATGGATAACGACTGAAGTCGTTACTACGAACAGGAGGGAACGACTGAAGTCATTACTACGAACTGGGGAGAATCGGGTGGGGCCGATCGCGAAGATTTAACCTGTAACCGTTAGGAATGGAAAGCGGTTCACTACTATGTCATAATCTTTAACATCGTTTTAATGTTTGGACCTTCCCATCCTTTGAGTTCGATGAACACTGAAGAAGCCGTTCAACCTCAAGAACTAGATCAGTATGAATGCCGCTCATGCGGCTACGTTTATGAACCCGAGAAGGGAGATGGCCGTAAAATTGCTCCTGAAACAGCCTTTACGGATGTTCCCCTGACTTGGCGCTGCCCGGTTTGTGGGGCCAAACCCACACAATTTAGCAACATTGGACCGAAAGGGACTGCCTCGGGGTTTAAGGAAAATTACGGTTTTGGATTTGGGGCCAATACCCTGACTGGGGCGCAGAAAAATATCTTGATTTTTAGTGCTTTGGCACTCGGATTCATCTTTTTTCTGAGTTTGTATGGTTTACGCTAAGGAACTGAGTTGCTAGAACCCCTCACCCTAAGCTCAAAGTAGCCGCTAACTGCCGGGGTAACGGCCCGATTGGTTTGGGTGTTACGCCCGTTGATGATTGAGAAATAGATAAATTTTGAAGGTGATGGACTCCATCTTAAAAAGTTTGAAACGAATTGTTGCATTGCTTGCGGTTGTCCTACTCTGTGTCAGTTGCAGCAAGGTCCCCTCTGTAAGTTACAACCCTTGGAATGTCGTCCCTTTACCCACAGAAGCTAATCTTAATGACATTAGCTTTACCGATGACCTCCAGCATGGATGGTTAGTGGGCTCTGAAGCGACGCTGCTAGAAACTGCCGATGGTGGCAAAACCTGGGAACTCAAGCAGTTAGGCTTGGATGACGAACGTTCTCGCCTGAATTCGGTTAGTTTTGCGGGTTCAGAGGGATGGATCGTCGGTGAACCTTCAATTTTGCTGCATACTACAGATACGGGAAAATCTTGGGAACAAATTGGACTCAGCGATAAGCTCCCGGGTAGTCCTTTAACGATTGT
Protein-coding regions in this window:
- a CDS encoding TldD/PmbA family protein, yielding MTPATAPILMSEDQALSLVESTLKQSQADGVFVSLSDGESSLSRFSENQITQNISRSRFNVTITSYFGKRSASASTSEQDPEAIAETVRRSEELARIAPEDPEWVPLLEPQSYDRRIPAFDEATATVSPLRRGELVKQVCEKAAESGVESSGTLSVAATSRAIGNSLGVLASDRKTEAEFSVTAKIGKGSSWTSRTAFAIDRLPIAEMTEQAIARSVASQSPRKIKPGVYPVIVDAAAFADLLPWVIWNLDARAADEGRSFMSHTDASGKSAGNRVGEPLFSPLVQVQRNPAHPLLQSGTFFEDGLSNTALEIITDGIPQTLSYSRYWAQQQGKQPTGMMYPIAMTGSDASLADLIAQTQQGILVSRAWYVRYINPRTLEVTGMTRDGTFWIENGEIAYPIENLRFNQSLPELLRDVDALTTVQRFGGSVVPGVRVKAFNFTSNTDSI
- a CDS encoding YlcI/YnfO family protein — translated: MEGSVSLHIPQELLESAQRLSSPDETLNDVVILALEQEVRRRKGLAAHQKILAFHKELPPQPDDTELIHQIRESEGREDL
- a CDS encoding EAL domain-containing protein codes for the protein MPQLKLSDSILNRQELASLDVLVSPIWIWDLDQNQVWWANAAALSLWGVKSIAKRPEGTWSNPFDENSSGIELDLEQLEQGTTVVKQWTFQADGEPVSIRCACSGIRIESGRMGVLVEGMTEVMKRHDWELWRSNEVLKQATVMISLYKTDGTMVMQNPVAKRCYGEGNREKNAWKERFVQSRDGERALACLEQGNVFYHETQMQTLQGVRWHAVEIRNAKDPVTGDRAILVNEKDITELKEAAVQLEQRDRLLEGVALATYALLTAPNLSEAISKALAELGNAAGVDRAYLVENYQSLTEEHLMRICWEWVGEGITSSKEKPEFQTLSYEENLPGWYETLCAGKAIGLRVKDLSDNERRLLEAQGIQSILVMPIAIEGRFWGFIGFNDCHYQRQWSETEESILKAAAGSIGGAIARHQAESKLATLNAQLEAIVEERTAKLKAANDRLRAEISEKAKIEEKLRHNAFHDALTELPNRTLFMQELRQEWERGKQNPNYLFAVLFLDLDRFKVINDSLGHGVGDRLLIEIAERLRKTLAVRPHSFRRNEHAIARLGGDEFAILLKDIRALRTARRVAERIHACLTRPFAIEGQEVFTSVSIGIALSSRGYERPEDLLRDADIVMYRAKALGRSRHEVFDTAMHDRVVRLLKLENDLRRAFSEGEKRSANPRFYLSPTPDSQNNDSAEELGIQTPSLPFNSVKKPFAFTLHYQPIVCLRTGRIEGFEALLRWEHPELGLVPPGEFISIAEETGLIAPLGQWVLREACQQLRLWQDQFPQLLPLTVAVNLSGRQFSRVDLISQVDRILAETGIDGSMLKLEITESAIVDNPELATEMLLQLKQRKINLCMDDFGTGYSSLSYLHQFPLDTLKIDRSFVNRIGVEGENSEIVMTIVSLAHDLGMEVIAEGVETSAQLEKLQQLGCAMAQGYLFSPPVDSEQATQLLIQEGKLVTKLVTLDRPTG
- a CDS encoding TldD/PmbA family protein — translated: MLEAPTQITHQDLATEAIALIRQAGCEYGEIRLCRYRDRSLTARDRSLSNLSDRVSAGFGVRVLHQGSWGFAASPRRTAAEVRRIVALAVEIAKGSHLTQQTPVKLVPVEGYRDSYRTPIEIDPFTIPIEEQADLLLEINERLLGYGDRGIKKASSFLRFTQEQKIFASTEGSLIEQTIYRSYPGYNCTAIANGDAQSRSYERPPLNCGYEHIDRADLLGEVDRVATEAIAKVHAPKGPSGIKTTLILKPTNLFLTIHESVGHPTELDRVYGYEANFAGTSFATTDGLGSLQYAAPWVNFKADRTQPGGRGTMGYDDEGVISQEWYVVKDGILVDYLTDRETAARLGRGSSNGCAYADSWYNVPMVRIPNLGLEPGPDGGSHTATLAEAIADTEDGILIDGIGSYSIDQQRRNFQFGGDAFWQVKKGKVVGMLKDVTYQAMTTDFWKSVDAIGPKSEQIQCGTNLCGKGEPMQVAQMTHACVPVRVRDIFIGGPS
- the ndhC gene encoding photosynthetic/respiratory NAD(P)H-quinone oxidoreductase subunit C, which translates into the protein MFVLSGYEYLLGFLLVCSLVPILALSTSRLVRPKATSPERRTTYESGVEPIGGAWIQFNIRYYMFALVFVVFDVETVFLYPWAVAFHRLGVLAFIEALIFITILVIALVYAWRKGALEWS
- a CDS encoding YkvA family protein → MKFPISIISSLYRTVLRHPKYRWPLILGSLLYLISPLDISPDFIPILGQIDDVALLFLFVGGISELLTEWMQSLNPSNVQAEVHSESSHPETQTVDVDAVSVD
- a CDS encoding alpha/beta fold hydrolase, coding for MLVESPTQTQFYTWKTYRCAYQVYPGDDSQIPLVLIHPIGVGLSGNFWYRFCQEWYQAGNTNPIYNPDLLGCGDSDMPRVTYTPEDWAEQVLYFIKTVVKKPVIIVTQGALFPVAVKLVQLDKELPPGETSWIQKLALSGPPGWKIMTREASPTQNKLLWNLLFDTPLGTAFYRYARSRKFLKSFSIKNLFENPDSVDKNWLDMLEKGAANLETRHAVFAFLAGFWREDYEEAIASIQQPTLVVIGQNTSNISREGLKETPDERLAAYLNALPNGKGVKINGRNVLPYEATAEFVQAIAPFIREG
- a CDS encoding NAD(P)H-quinone oxidoreductase subunit J — protein: MPEEKKETQASEEKIVPTGKVSKWLTENGFQHEALEPDHLGVEILKVDAQFLIPLSTALYAYGFNYLQCQCGYDPGPGQDLVSMYHLIKVTDFADRPEEVRIKVFVPRENPSVPSVYWIWKAADFQERESYDMYGIVYEGHPNLKRILMPEDWVGWPLRKDYISPEFYELQDAY
- a CDS encoding NADH dehydrogenase subunit K codes for the protein MVMKSNSTPPNLSEGRLINPIARPEVTQELSENVILTTVDDLHNWARLSSLWPLMYGTACCFIEFAALIGSRFDFDRFGLVPRSSPRQADLIITAGTITMKYAPILVRLYEQMPEPKYVIAMGACTITGGMFSADSPTAVRGVDKLIPVDVYMPGCPPRPEAVIDAIIKLRKKISNDAIQERGQIKQSHRYYTRQHNMKAVDPILTGTYLQSATRQNPPKELTEAIGMPVPPALKASQKKEEKRA
- a CDS encoding SitI3 family protein — its product is MSLEYELRIVTDWQPLDILNLLSRELELEWEETRLFGPGIVLGATPETEHRQSMMMETFGFQPTVDVWFWLDSQENYQWGKQMLLDASMLVLNHLSGDAVLLFNSESTVLQRISGSLIFNQKIPLTSKDEIEKFNQPFYIQTLRSLLLSEIKE